The genomic window TGGAGACGGTGAAGCAGATCGAGAGCCAGCTCCAGCAGCGCAATTACGAAGGGTTCCTCCGCTGATGCGAATCGTCCTCGTCGGGCCGCCGGGCGCCGGTAAGGGAACGCAGGCCGCGTTCCTCGCCAAGAACCTGTCGATCCCGCACATCTCCACGGGCGACCTGTTCCGGGCCAACATCAGCAAGCAGACGGAACTCGGCAAACTCGCGAAGTCCTACATGGACAAGGGCGAGCTGGTGCCGGACGAGGTCACCATCGCGATGGCCAAGGACCGCATGGAGCAGTCGGACGCCGAGCAGGGCTTCCTGCTCGACGGCTTCCCGCGCAACGTCTCGCAGGCCGAGGCGCTGGACGTGACGCTCCAGGACGAGTCCATGAACCTGGACGCGGTGCTGGACCTGGAGGTCCCCGAGGAAGAGGTCGTCAAGCGGATCGCCGGCCGGCGCATCTGCCGCAACGACTCCGCCCACGTCTTCCACGTCACGTACAAGAAGCCGAAGCAGGAAGGCGTCTGCGACGCCTGCGGCGGCGAGCTGTACCAGCGTGACGACGACTCCGAGGAGACCGTCCGCAAGCGTCTGGAGGTCTACCACACCCAGACCGAGCCGATCATCGACTACTACAAGGCCCAGGGCCTCGTGGTGACGATCTCGGCCCTCGGTCCGGTGGAGGAAGTCACCCAGCGCGCCATGGAGGCGCTCAAGCGCGAGGACGACGACAAGTAGGTCGTCGATCAGTACGTCGGCCGCGGTGCCCGAGACGGGCGCCGCGGCTGCTTTTTGCGGCTGAACCGCCGCCGCTCTCGCGGACGTGGTGATTCACCGTGGTGGTTGCTCAATTGATGGTTGCGGCACACTTGACCCAGTCGTGCTTGTCGGAAGCGGAGAGGCGAGAGCCTGATGGTGCAGATCAAGAGCCCCGAGCAGATCGCCAAGATGCGTGAGGCGGGGCTGGTCGTCGCCGCCATCCACGCGGCCACTCGGGAGGCCGCCGTGCCGGGCGCCTCCACGAAGGACCTCGACGAGGTGGCCCGCAAGGTGCTCGCGGAGCACGGGGCCAAGTCGAACTTCCTCGGGTACGGCGGTTTCCCGGCGACCATCTGCACGTCGGTGAACGAGGTCGTGGTCCACGGCATCCCGAGTGACGAGGTCGTGCTGAAGGACGGCGACATCATCTCCATCGACTGCGGCGCGATCGTGGACGGCTGGCACGGTGACGCGGCCTACACCGCGTTCGTGGGGTCCGGGCACGCTCCGGAGCTCCTTGAGCTGTCCCGGGTGACCGAGGAGTCCATGTGGGCCGGGATCGCCGCGATGAAGCAGGGGAACCGGCTCGTGGACGTCTCCCGGGCCATCGAGACGTACATCCGCCGGCAGCCGAAGCCGGGCGGCGGTAAGTACGGGATCGTCGAGGACTACGGCGGGCACGGGATCGGGACCGAGATGCACATGGACCCGCATCTGCTGAACTACGTCGAGCGGCGGCGGGGGAAGGGGCCGAAGCTGGTCCCCGGGTTCTGTCTGGCGATCGAGCCGATGGTGTCTTTGGGCACGCCGAAGACGCAGGTCCTGTCGGACGACTGGACCGTGGTGACGACGGACGGTACGTGGTCCTCGCACTGGGAGCACTCGGTGGCGCTGACGGAGTCCGGTCCGTTGGTGCTGACCGCCCCTGACGGGGGCAAGGCGAAGCTGGCCGAGTACGGGATTACTGCGGCTCCTGATCCGGTGGGCTGAGTCTTCGTTGCCGACTGCGAGTGCCTGGGGGCTGGTCGCGAAGTTCCCCGCGTCCCTATGGGGCCTTCGGCCCGTCCAGGCGCGTTGCCGTGGACCGGAGTAATGATCTTCTGCGTGGGGCAGTCTTACCCGAATTCGTGTTTCTCGGGGGCCTGACGTAGACTGACTCGTCGGCTCTCGTGTTTCCGTATGTCTTCATTCGGTCACTCGGAGTCGATCAAGGTAGTCGATTCGAAGGGCGAAGCGTGGCCAAGAAGCAAGGTGCCATCGAGATCGAGGGCACTGTCGTCGAGTCTCTGCCGAACGCCATGTTCAAGGTCGAGCTCCAGAACGGCCACCAGGTCCTGGCACACATCAGCGGCAAGATGCGTATGCACTACATCCGCATCCTCCCTGACGACCGGGTCGTGGTGGAGCTGTCTCCGTACGACCTGACGCGTGGCCGGATCGTCTACCGCTACAAGTAGATCTTGCCTCCGCTCTCCGTGCCCGGTCTCCGGGATGCGGGTGGTGGCACTGACCCGGAGAACCTCACCCCATGAAGGTCAAGCCGAGCGTCAAGAAGATCTGCGACAAGTGCAGGGTGATCCGCCGTCACGGTCGGGTCATGGTCATCTGCGAGAACCCGCGCCACAAGCAGCGCCAGGGCTGACGCACGACCGATCCCTCTGCTCGATTCGCAGAGATTCGCGCGACGCAAGCTGAATATGTTCATACGCAGAACCCAGGCGCCTGACGGTGCCTGACACCCCCGGCTCGGAGGCCGGGGACCCGGGTCGTACCTAATCTTTGGCTGTGTCTTTTGACAGCGTGAAGAGGCCGGCGGCCGGGAGCCGGTTCTGTGGAAGACCTCCGACAATCACCAGGAGCCATTGAATGGCACGCGTTTCCGGTGTTGACATCCCGCGCGACAAGCGCGTGGAGGTCGCCCTCACCTACGTGTTCGGCATCGGCCGGACCCTCTCCCAGGAGACGCTGGCAGCGACCGGCGTCAACCCCGACACCCGCGTCCGCGACCTCTCCGAGGAGCAGCTCGTCGCGATCCGCGAGTACGTGGACAGCAACATCAAGACCGAGGGTGACCTCCGTCGCGAGGTCCAGGCCGACATCCGCCGCAAGGTGGAGATCGGCTGCTACCAGGGTCTCCGTCACCGTCGTGGTCTGCCCGTCCGCGGTCAGCGCACCAGCACGAACGCCCGTACCCGCAAGGGCCCGCGTCGCGCCATCGCCGGTAAGAAGAAGCCGGGCAAGAAGTAGTCCTCAGCGGACGCTCACCAGCGGTCTTCGCTGTAGGACCGACCACCTCCCGTAGGAGTTATAGATGCCCCCCAAGGGTCGTCAGGGCGCTGCCAAGAAGGTGCGCCGCAAGGAAAAGAAGAACGTCGCTCACGGCCACGCGCACATCAAGAGCACGTTCAACAACACGATCGTCTCCATCACGGACCCCTCGGGCAACGTGATCTCCTGGGCCTCCGCCGGCCACGTCGGCTTCAAGGGCTCCCGGAAGTCCACGCCGTTCGCCGCGCAGATGGCCGCCGAGTCGGCCGCCCGTCGCGCGCAGGAGCACGGCATGCGCAAGGTCGACGTGTTCGTCAAGGGCCCGGGTTCGGGTCGTGAGACGGCCATCCGTTCGCTGCAGGCGACCGGTCTCGAGGTCGGCTCCATCCAGGACGTCACGCCCACCCCGCACAACGGCTGCCGTCCGCCGAAGCGCCGCCGCGTCTGACGCGTCGCCGCTTCGCGGTATGAGGTTTTCGGGCGGTACGGCTCTTTGCGGTCGTATCGCCCGTACCCTTGTTGCACATCAGGGCGTCAAATAGCGGGCGCCCCTGACAGAAGGAACGCAACATGCTGATCGCTCAGCGTCCCTCGTTGACCGAAGAGGTTGTCGACGAGTTCCGCTCCCGGTTCGTGATCGAGCCGCTGGAGCCGGGCTTCGGTTACACCCTCGGCAACTCCCTGCGTCGTACGCTCCTCTCCTCGATCCCGGGTGCGGCGGTCACGTCCATCCGTGTCGACGGTGTCCTGCACGAGTTCACCACCGTGCCGGGCGTCAAGGAGGACGTCACCGACCTGATCCTCAACATCAAGCAGCTGGTCGTCTCCTCGGAGCACGACGAGCCGGTCGTGATGTACCTGCGCAAGCAGGGTCCGGGTCTGGTCACCGCCGCCGACATCGCGCCCCCGGCCGGTGTCGAGGTGCACAACCCCGACCTCGTCCTCGCCACGCTCAACGGCAAGGGCAAGCTGGAGATGGAGCTCACGGTCGAGCGTGGCCGCGGTTACGTCTCCGCCGTGCAGAACAAGCAGGTGGGCCAGGAGATCGGCCGTATCCCGGTCGACTCCATCTACTCGCCGGTTCTGAAGGTCACGTACAAGGTCGAGGCGACCCGTGTCGAGCAGCGCACCGACTTCGACAAGCTGATCGTCGACGTCGAGACCAAGCAGGCGATGCGTCCCCGTGACGCCATGGCCTCCGCCGGTAAGACCCTGGTCGAGCTGTTCGGTCTCGCCCGTGAGCTGAACATCGACGCCGAGGGCATCGACATGGGCCCGTCCCCCACGGACGCCGCGCTCGCCGCCGACCTGGCGCTGCCGATCGAGGAGCTGGAGCTCACCGTCCGGTCGTACAACTGCCTCAAGCGTGAGGGCATCCACTCCGTGGGTGAGCTCGTGGCTCGTTCCGAGGCCGACCTGCTCGACATCCGCAACTTCGGTGCGAAGTCGATCGACGAGGTCAAGGCGAAGCTGGCGGGTATGGGCCTGGCGCTCAAGGACTCCCCGCCCGGATTCGACCCGACCGCCGCCGCCGATGCCTTCGGTGCCGACGACGACGCGGACGCCGGTTTCGTGGAGACCGAGCAGTACTGAGAGCTCGGGACCGACTGCCGGTTCCCGGCTGCGGGACCGTCGTGGCTGGTCGCGCAGTTACCCGCGCCCCTTACGGGGCCGGGAACTTCCGGGGCGCCCCCTGAGGGGTCGCCCCGGATCTCCGACAGACGACCGTCTGCTCGGATACTGACCCCGGTACCTGATACGGCCGGGGCAGACACCTAGGAGAAACGTCATGCCGAAGCCCACCAAGGGTGCCCGTCTGGGCGGCAGTGCCGCGCACGAGAAGCTGCTGCTCGCGAACCTCGCGAAGAGCCTTTTCGAGCACGGTCGCATCACCACCACCGAGGCGAAGGCCCGTCGGCTGCGGCCGTACGCCGAGCGTCTGGTCACCAAGGCGAAGAAGGGCGACCTTCACAACCGCCGTCAGGTGCTCCAGGTCATCACGGACAAGAGCATCGTGCACACGCTCTTCACCGAGATCGGCCCGCGGTACGAGAACCGTCCGGGTGGCTACACCCGTATCACCAAGATCGGTAACCGCCGTGGCGACAACGCGCCCATGGCTGTCATCGAGCTGGTCGAGGCGCTGACGGTCGCGCAGGAGGCCACGGGTGAGGCCGAGGCCGCCACCAAGCGTGCCGCCAAGGACGCCGAGGTCGCTGAGCCGAAGGTCGACACCACCAAGGCTGACGAGGCTCCGGCCGAGGAAGCTGCCGAGGAGTCCAAGGACGCGTAAGCGTTCTGCCGGGGACGGTTCGTCGGCGGCCGCGGCGTCGTCGTGGTTGTTCGCGCAGTTCCCCGCGCCCCTGAAGGGGCGCGCTTGAGTGGGCCCGTTCCCTGGAGGAGCGGGCCCGCTTTTCTGTACCTGAGAGGATCCAGGAGTGAGTGACGAAGTACGGCCCGGGTTCGTGCGGGTGCGACTGGACCTGTCTTACGACGGGAGTGAGTTCTCCGGGTGGGCCAAGCAGGCCGGGGGGCGGCGGACCGTGCAGGGGGAGATCGAGGACGCGCTGCGGACGGTCACGCGGTCGAGGGAGACGTACGAGCTGACCGTGGCCGGGCGGACCGACGCGGGGGTGCATGCCCGGGGGCAGGTGGCCCATGTCGATCTGCCCGAGGCGGTCTGGCGTGAGCACCACGAGAAGCTGCTCAAGCGGCTCGCCGGGCGGTTGTCGAGGGATGTGCGGGTGTGGGCGCTGAGGGAGGCGCCGAGTGGCTTCAACGCCCGGTTCTCGGCCGTCTGGCGGCGGTATGCGTACCGCGTCACCGACAATCCCGGCGGTGTCGACCCGTTGCTGCGCAACCACGTGCTGTGGCACGACTGGCCGCTCGATGTGGATGCCATGAATGAGGCCGCGCGGCGGCTGCTGGGGGAGCACGACTTCGCGGCCTACTGCAAGCGGCGGGAGGGGGCGACCACCATTCGTACGCTGCAGGAGCTGAGCCTGGTGCGGGGGGACGACGGGATCGTCACCGCGACCGTGCGGGCCGACGCGTTCTGCCACAACATGGTGCGGTCGCTGATCGGCGCGCTGCTGTTCGTGGGGGACGGGCACCGGGAGGCCGACTGGCCGGGGAAGGTGCTGGCCGCCGGGGTGCGGGACTCAGCCGTGCATGTCGTACGGCCGCACGGGCTGACCCTGGAGGAGGTCGGCTACCCGGCCGACGAGCTGCTGGCCGCGCGGAACAAGGAGGCGCGGAACCGGCGGACCCTGCCGGGGATGCCCGGGGGCGGCTGCTGCTGACCCCGGGCGGCCGGATGCGGGCTACTGCTCGTTGGCCGCGGCGGCCGCCTGGGCCTGGCCCCGGCGGTGGATCTGCTCGAAGGTGGACTTACTGAGGTCGTCGCCGGCGGCGAAGGCGGCCTTGTCCTTCTCCGTCATGTCCTTGCCGTTGGTGAAGCCGGTGAGGGTGAAGTAGGCGTAGCGGCCGTAGGAGTTGGCGGTCGTGCGGCAGACCGTCGTACGGCAGAAGGTGGGGACGTCGTCGCCGGAGAGCGAGACGATGGTGCTCTTCTTGTCCCAGTCGGTCTTGACCTTGACCGCCTTGGCCTCGGTGTCGAACAGGGCGACGCCGATCGTGACCGCGAACTTGTCCCGGTGGTAGGTCACGCGCATGAAGCGGGTGCAGTCGTTGCTGGTCAGCAGCTTGTCGAGGGTGCCCTGGACGGCTGAGGCGCAGTCTGTCGTCGAGGCTGTGGGGCCCTTGAGGTAGACGTTGCCGAACTTCGTCAGCTGGGAGCCCGGGAAGAGGATGTCCGGGCTGATCGGCGCCTTGTCCTTGCCCGAGCTGGAGATGAAGTCCTTCGGGTTCAGCGGGGGCGGGGCCGAGGTCGGTGCGAACGACGGGTCCGTCTTGGCGCTGGCGCTCGGGATGTCCGTCGTGGCCGGGAGGTCGTTCGGGCCGTTCGCCGTGGTGTCGCCGCTGTCGGCGTTGACGACGGCGACGGCCACGGCGACGCCTATACCGACCGTGGCGAGGGCGCCGCCGACGATCATCAGGAGTCTGCGGCGTCTGTTGCGTATTTCGGACTGCTCGGCGAGTGACGCCCAGTCCGGGGTCTGGTTACTGGTGGAATTCCACTGATTGTCCCACGGATTGTGGGAACCCCCGGGGCTCCACTGAGACCCCCCCTGCCCAAAGCTCATGGGCCGCAGTTTAGACGGGCGAGGGGAGGCCTTCTTCAGTTATGGGTTACGCCAGTTACGGGTTACGCCTTGCCCTTCCATCTGACGAGGACACCGGTCTTGCCCGCCTTGGTGTCCCAGACCTTGAGGATCATGCGCCTCGCGGCGCGTGAGGCCTCGTAGCGAACCCGTGGGCGAAGTGGATCAACGGGTGTCGGGGTCCCCGGCACGGGCCGTTTTGACCCGTCCGGGGGCGCCCGGCTAAACTGCGTGTTCGTTATGTGTATTGGCTTGCCTCATTCTCACGTGAGGGGCCCTTACACCGGTCCACCGGGCCGATGACCAGCGAGCCAGCACGCGGTATGCGTCACCGCAGTGCGGCAAAGGCTGTCGTGATCGTCTTCGGTGACCTGTCAGGAACCTCACTGAAGAAGCGAAGGCTACGAACCGTGCGTACGTACAGCCCCAAGCCCGGCGACATCACTCGCCAGTGGCACGTCATCGACGCCCAGGACATCGTCCTGGGTCGTCTGGCGACCACCGCTGCCACCCTTCTGCGCGGCAAGCACAAGCCGATCTACGCCCCCCACGTCGATGCTGGTGACTTCGTCATCATCATCAACGCGGACAAGGTCCACCTGTCCGGCAACAAGCGGACCCAGAAGATGGCCTACCGCCACTCCGGCTACCCGGGTGGTCTGCGCTCGGTCCGTTACGACGAGCTGCTGGAGAAGAACCCCGAGAAGGCCGTCGAGAAGGCCGTCAAGGGCATGCTCCCCAAGAACACCCTCGGCCGTCAGATGCTCTCCAAGCTGAAGGTCTACTCGGGCGACCAGCACCCGCACGCTGCCCAGCAGCCGGTGCCGTTCGAGATCACCCAGGTCGCGCAGTAAGTCCGGCCACACCCCCAAGCCTGAAGAGAATCTGAGGAGAATCGTGGCCGAGACCACCGTTGAGCAGCCGGTCGAAGAGACCGAGCTTGTCGACATCGACAGCTACACCACGGAGTCGGACGTCCCCGTCGAGGGCGAGTACACCACCGAGTCCATGGCCTCCCGCTTCGGTGACCCGCAGCCGGCCGCCGGCCTGGGCCGTCGCAAGAACGCCATCGCCCGCGTTCGGATCGTCCCGGGCTCCGGCAAGTGGAAGATCAACGGTCGCACCCTTGAGGACTACTTCCCGAACAAGGTGCACCAGCAGGAAGTCAACGAGCCCTTCAAGGTGCTCGAGCTCGAGGGCCGCTACGACGTCATCGCCCGCATCGCGGGTGGCGGTGTCTCCGGTCAGGCCGGTGCGCTCCGTCTCGGTGTCGCCCGTGCGCTGAACGAGGCCGACGTCGACAACAACCGCGGCGCGCTCAAGAAGGCCGGCTTCCTCAAGCGCGACGACCGTGCGGTCGAGCGCAAGAAGGCCGGTCTGAAGAAGGCCCGTAAGGCTCCGCAGTACAGCAAGCGCTAAATCCCGCTTGCGCCGCATCGCGCGCATCGCCCCGGTGGCACGTACCCGTGCCGCCGGGGCGGTTTGCGTAGCAGGGTCGATTGTTTATCGCAGGCTTACACACGGACTGTCGGTACAACCCCGAAAGGGGGAGGACAGTCTCACGGGATGTACTGGGTCCGGGGAATGCCGGGACACTGGGGGACACCTGGTAGAGGACCGCCCGGTATGGGACCACCTGGTACGAGCCGCACATTCTCAGCAATTCGGAGGACACCACAGTGGGACGACTCTTCGGCACGGACGGCGTGCGCGGTGTCGCCAACGCGGATCTGACGGCCGAGCTCGCGCTCGGACTCTCCGTCGCGGCGGCACATGTACTCGCCGAGGCGGGAACGTTCGAGGGCCACAAGCCGGTGGCGGTGGTCGGGCGGGATCCGCGAGCGTCCGGGGAGTTCCTGGAGGCGGCCGTCGTGGCCGGCCTCGCCAGCGCGGGCGTCGACGTGCTGCGCGTCGGTGTGCTGCCCACCCCCGCGGTGGCGTTTCTCACCGGCGAGCTGGGCGCCGACCTCGGCGTGATGCTCTCCGCCAGCCACAACGCCATGCCCGACAACGGGATCAAGTTCTTCGCCCGCGGCGGCCACAAGCTCGCCGATGAGCTGGAGGGCAGGATCGAAGGCGTGTACGAGGAGCACCGGACGGGGGCTCCCTGGGAGCGGCCGACGGGTGCGGGTGTCGGGCGCGTCCGGTCGTACGACGAGGGCTTCGAGCGGTACGCCGAGCATCTGCTGTCCGTCCTGCCCAACCGGCTCGACGGGCTGAAGGTCGTCCTCGACGAGGCGCACGGCGCGGCCGCCGGGGTCTCGCCGGAGGCGTTCACGCGCGCCGGTGCCGAGATCGTCACCATCGGGGCCGAGCCGGACGGGCTCAACATCAACGACGGGTGCGGGTCCACTCACCTCGGGAAGTTGCGCGCCGCCGTCGTCGAGCACGGGGCGCACCTCGGCATCGCGCATGACGGGGACGCGGACCGGTGCCTCGCCGTGGACCACGAGGGCAACGAGGTCGACGGGGACCAGATCCTGGCCGTACTCGCGCTGGACATGCGGGAGCGGGGGGTGCTCCGGTCGGACACCGTGGTCGCCACCGTGATGTCCAACCTCGGGTTCAAGCTGGCGCTGGAGCGGGAGGGGCTGCGGCTGGTGCAGACCGCGGTCGGGGACCGGTATGTGCTGGAGGAGATGAAGGAGCACGGGTACGCGCTCGGGGGCGAGCAGTCCGGGCATGTGATCATCTCCGACCACGCGACGACCGGGGACGGGACACTGACCGGGTTGCTGCTGGCGGCTCGGATCGCGCAGACCGGTCGTACGCTCAAGGACCTCGCGGGTGTGATGGAGCGGCTGCCGCAGGTGCTCATCAATGTGCCGGATGTGGATCGGTCGCGGGTGGGGACGTCCGCGGAGCTGGCGGCGGCGGTGGCTGAGGCGGAGGGGCAACTCGGGTCTACGGGGCGGGTGTTGTTGCGGCCGTCCGGGACCGAGCCGCTTGTTCGGGTGATGGTCGAGGCGGCGGATATCGAGCAGGCGCGGTCGGTGGCGGGGCGGCTTGCCGACGCTGTGAAGTCCGCGCTCGGCTGATTCTCCGGGTTCGGGGTGGGGGAACTGTGCTGTGCGGGCTGCGGGTTCGTTGTGGCTGGTCGCGCAGTTCCCCGCGCCCCTTACGGGGCGCGGGTTCCCGGGCCGCTCAACGGTGCTTGGACCACAGCCATTTCTGGAAGAGCAGGGTGAGGGTGCCGGCCAGGACGATGCCCAGGAGGTTCAGGAGCAGTTGCTCTGTGGAGCCCACCGTCTGCTTCGTGTCGCCGTAGCTCAGGGCCACTGCCGCGTTGGCCGCTGCCGGGACCGTGGTGACCGAGATGGCCACGCCTACCAGGGCGCCTGACTTGGCCGAGGTGAGGGACAGGGTGCCCGCGATGCCCGCCAGGACGGCCACGACGAAGGAGAAGGCGTCGGGGGCGTAGACGAAGGCCGTGTTGGGGCGGTCGGCGTCCAGTTGTTCCCTGCTGAACAGGTCGAGCGCGTCCATGAAGAGGCTGAAGCCGACCGTCGCGGCCATGGCCACCGCGAAGCCCACGACCAGGGCGATGAGGGAGCGGAGCGCCAGGCGCGGGTGGCGTTGGACGAGGGCCGTGCTGAAGCCGGCCAGGGGGCCGAACTCCGGGCCGACCGCCATCGCGCCGACGATCAGGATCGCGTTGTCGAGGACCACACCGCAGGCCGCGATCATCGTGGCGAGGGTGAGGAAGGCGACGTAGGTGATGGAGAGCGTCGACTCCTCGTGGGTCGCCTCCGTGAGGTGCTCCCACAGGACGGCGTCCGCGCCCTCGCCCGGCGCGTCCTCCTCGGCCTGGTCGGCGCGCTCGGAGAGCGACAGGTCGATGTTCTCCACGGCGATGGAGCCGGTCCTGTCGAGGTCCAACGCCCTGAGCGCGCCGATCAGTTCGTCGCCCGCCTCGCGTGCCACGTCGCACATCACGACGTCTCCGGCCGGGTTGCGGGCGGCGCCCGGCATGACGACCAGATGGGTGGTGCCGACCGTCTTCTCGATCAGGTGCACGACCTCGTCCGTCTTGTCGGCCGGGGCGATCAAACGCAGATGCAACATGCCCGCAGGGTAGCCGGGCTCTGTTACGGGCTCACGGCTCGTCCGCCTCACGGCTTCCACGGGCTCACGGCTTCTACGGGCTCACAGCTTGCGCAGGCTGAGGCGGCGCACCTTGTGGTCCGCGCCCTTGCGGATGATGAGGGTGGCGCGGCCGCGGGTGGGGGCGATGTTCTCCACCAGGTTGGGCTTGTTGATGCTGCTCCAGAGAGTGCGGGCGTAGTCGAGGGCCTCGTCCTCGGAGACCTGGGTGTACTTGCGGAAGTACGAGTCGGGCTTCTGGAAGGCGGTCTGGCGGAGCTTCTTGAAGCGGTTGAGGTACCAGCGCTCGATGTCGTCGACGCCGGCGTCGACGTACACGCTGAAGTCGAAGTAGTCGGCGAGACCGACGCGGGTGCGGCCGTCCTGGCCGGGCAGGGCGGGCTGGAGGACGTTGAGGCCCTCGACGATGAGGATGTCGGGGCGGCGGACCGTGAGCCGCTGGTCGGGGACGATGTCGTAGATGAGGTGGGAATAGACGGGGGCCGTCACCTCGTCCTTGCCGGCCTTGATGTCGGCGACGAAACGGGTCAGGGCCCGGCGGTCGTACGACTCGGGGAAGCCCTTGCGGGAGACCAGGCCGCGTTCCCGGAGGTCCTTCATGGGGAGCAGGAAGCCGTCGGTGGTGACCAGTTCCACGCGCGGGTGCTCGGGCCAGCGGGCGAGGAGGGCCTGGAGGAGACGGGCGACGGTGGACTTGCCGACGGCCACGGAGCCGGCGACGCCTATGACGAACGGGGTGCCGGACTGGGAGCCCTGTTCGCCCAGGAAGGTGTTCAGGGCGCCGCGCAGGCCGTCGGTGGCGCCGATGTAGAGGTTGAGGAGCCGGGACAGCGGCAGATAGATGTCCCGAACCTCGTCGAGGTCGATGACATCGCCCAGACCGCGCAGCTTCTCGACCTCCTCGGCGTTCAGCGGCAGCGGCGTCTTTTCGCGCAGCGCGCTCCACTCGGCACGGGTGAGGTCGACGTAGGGAGTCGCCTCCGGCCTGGGCCGGTGGGCGCTCCGCGGCAACGAGGAGACCGGTGAGATCACAGTCCATTGTTAACGGAGTCCGAACGGGGTGGCGGGGTGGGGTCCGTCACGCTCGGGGGCACGGTAGCCGGTTTGCCCTTCGTTGTGTGTGAACTGTGGCGAACGTATGGACCTCGGGTGGGGGAAGGGTTAGCGTCCCGGCAGTCGGGAGGGAGCCGCTTCCCGGCCGGCCAGGGGGAATTGGGGATTTGTATGACTTTCGCCATGCGTGCGCGGTTACGGGATGCCGTTCGACGTGGATCTACGCGCGGTGACGGGGAGCTGGCGGGGCGGGTCTGCAGTGAACTGTCGGCGGATCTGCCGGACGAGGATCTGGGTGAGCACCTCTACGACGTGATTGACATGTACCGGATGGGGAGCAAGCCCCGGTGCGAGGAGGTCGAGTATCTGGGGATGGTGCGGGAGGCGATCGAGCGGATCGAGGACGGGGACTGACGGGGAGTAAGGAGCGGGGGCGGGAGCGAAGGCGGCGCATGAAGGGCGAATGGGCTGGGGGATGGTCGGGCCGGATGTGTGCCTGGTCCGTCGGCGTCGGCAGATCGTCCAGCGGCGTCAGTCCGTGATGTCGCGCCAGGCCGCCGGGATCGCCTCCGCCACGTCGTGTGCGCCCGTCGGGGCGCCGTTCGCGGCGTAGCGGCCCGCCAGGCCGTGGAGGTATGCCGCCACGCTTGCCGCGTCCAGGGGGGTGAGACCGGCGGCGAGGAGTGAGCCCATCAGGCCGGAGAGGACGTCGCCGCTGCCGGCGGTGGCGAGCCAGGGGGTGCCGGTGGGGTTGACGCGGACCGGGGCGTCGGGTGTCGGGGTGGCGATGAGGGTGGTGGAGCCCTTGAGGAGCACCGTGGCGTTGTAGGCGTGGGCCAGGTCGCGTACGGCGGTGAGGCGGGCGGATTCGACCTCCTCGCGGGAGACGCCCAGAAGGGCCGCCGCTTCGCCGGCGTGAGGGGTCATCAGGGTGGGGGCCGTGCGGGTGCGGACT from Streptomyces sp. DSM 40750 includes these protein-coding regions:
- the glmM gene encoding phosphoglucosamine mutase; protein product: MGRLFGTDGVRGVANADLTAELALGLSVAAAHVLAEAGTFEGHKPVAVVGRDPRASGEFLEAAVVAGLASAGVDVLRVGVLPTPAVAFLTGELGADLGVMLSASHNAMPDNGIKFFARGGHKLADELEGRIEGVYEEHRTGAPWERPTGAGVGRVRSYDEGFERYAEHLLSVLPNRLDGLKVVLDEAHGAAAGVSPEAFTRAGAEIVTIGAEPDGLNINDGCGSTHLGKLRAAVVEHGAHLGIAHDGDADRCLAVDHEGNEVDGDQILAVLALDMRERGVLRSDTVVATVMSNLGFKLALEREGLRLVQTAVGDRYVLEEMKEHGYALGGEQSGHVIISDHATTGDGTLTGLLLAARIAQTGRTLKDLAGVMERLPQVLINVPDVDRSRVGTSAELAAAVAEAEGQLGSTGRVLLRPSGTEPLVRVMVEAADIEQARSVAGRLADAVKSALG
- a CDS encoding DUF389 domain-containing protein; this translates as MLHLRLIAPADKTDEVVHLIEKTVGTTHLVVMPGAARNPAGDVVMCDVAREAGDELIGALRALDLDRTGSIAVENIDLSLSERADQAEEDAPGEGADAVLWEHLTEATHEESTLSITYVAFLTLATMIAACGVVLDNAILIVGAMAVGPEFGPLAGFSTALVQRHPRLALRSLIALVVGFAVAMAATVGFSLFMDALDLFSREQLDADRPNTAFVYAPDAFSFVVAVLAGIAGTLSLTSAKSGALVGVAISVTTVPAAANAAVALSYGDTKQTVGSTEQLLLNLLGIVLAGTLTLLFQKWLWSKHR
- the coaA gene encoding type I pantothenate kinase, coding for MISPVSSLPRSAHRPRPEATPYVDLTRAEWSALREKTPLPLNAEEVEKLRGLGDVIDLDEVRDIYLPLSRLLNLYIGATDGLRGALNTFLGEQGSQSGTPFVIGVAGSVAVGKSTVARLLQALLARWPEHPRVELVTTDGFLLPMKDLRERGLVSRKGFPESYDRRALTRFVADIKAGKDEVTAPVYSHLIYDIVPDQRLTVRRPDILIVEGLNVLQPALPGQDGRTRVGLADYFDFSVYVDAGVDDIERWYLNRFKKLRQTAFQKPDSYFRKYTQVSEDEALDYARTLWSSINKPNLVENIAPTRGRATLIIRKGADHKVRRLSLRKL